Proteins co-encoded in one Dreissena polymorpha isolate Duluth1 chromosome 12, UMN_Dpol_1.0, whole genome shotgun sequence genomic window:
- the LOC127854099 gene encoding uncharacterized protein LOC127854099 isoform X2: protein MSKGQYYQRSIFTEQSLSTVGWDNSYEAPSSYLNNENKIKRFITLEELKNLLNALKSLDYENVIETVRVRYKEYDKVLPKEFLLMVILVFINVVRVGYLDKESTSFYNDNTIELPICKVGRDKLYEASPSYINNDNNKGLLLTPMSIVNDILNEIRTCNARFGSLVYLLKKRLKAQSIISEDDMFAALTRVSYKMLTSDNVFPDIIRMFLHFPRLRQLEYDGKEVYYLLSAQFTHHQDYNVLGKNPNSNENKLNVLHSKLGFLHISGLKQQCDNYIQMTSLALSGKAIKQ, encoded by the exons ATGTCCAAAGGGCAATATTATCAACGATCCATTTTTACAG AACAATCACTTAGCACAGTTGGATGGGACAATTCATATGAAGCGCCGTCATCATATTTGAATAACGAAAACAAAATAA AACGATTTATTACACTTGAAGAGCTGAAAAATCTGTTGAATGCATTGAAATCATTGGATTATGAAAATGTTATAG aaaCAGTGCGTGTTCGCTATAAAGAATACGATAAGGTTCTCCCCAAAGAATTTCTGCTAATGGTTATTTTAG TATTCATCAACGTTGTAAGGGTGGGATATCTAGATAAAGAATCGACATCTTTTTATAATGATAACACTATAG aacTACCTATTTGCAAAGTGGGCCGGGACAAATTATATGAAGCATCGCCATCCTATATTAATAATGACAACAACAAAG GATTGCTCCTTACACCGATGTCCATCGTGAACGATATCTTAAATGAGATACGGACGTGTAATGCACGATTTGGGTCGTTGGTTTATTTGTTAAAGAAACGGCTGAAAG CTCAATCCATAATTTCAGAAGACGATATGTTCGCTGCATTAACTCGCGTCAGCTATAAAATGCTTACGTCCGACAATGTGTTTCCCGATATAATTAGAATGTTTCTACACTTCCCAAGGCTTCGACAACTTGAATATGATGGAAAGGAAGTTTACTATTTACTATCTGCTCAATTTACTCATCATCAAGATTATAATGTGCTAGGCAAAAATCCCAATTCTAATGAGAACAAGCTGAACGTGTTACACAGTAAATTGGGTTTCTTGCATATATCAGGTTTGAAACAACAATGtgataattatattcaaatgacATCTCTTGCTTTGTCAGGTAAGGCTATCAAACAATAA
- the LOC127854099 gene encoding uncharacterized protein LOC127854099 isoform X1, with product MVPVDTRRTRIKQPRKNNADTHALLDAVMQIHSGSTGDDTAHEQLEQSLSTVGWDNSYEAPSSYLNNENKIKRFITLEELKNLLNALKSLDYENVIETVRVRYKEYDKVLPKEFLLMVILVFINVVRVGYLDKESTSFYNDNTIELPICKVGRDKLYEASPSYINNDNNKGLLLTPMSIVNDILNEIRTCNARFGSLVYLLKKRLKAQSIISEDDMFAALTRVSYKMLTSDNVFPDIIRMFLHFPRLRQLEYDGKEVYYLLSAQFTHHQDYNVLGKNPNSNENKLNVLHSKLGFLHISGLKQQCDNYIQMTSLALSGKAIKQ from the exons ATGGTACCTGTAGACACACGAAGAACGAGGATTAAACAGCCACGGAAAAATAATGCAGACACGCATGCTTTGTTGGACGCAGTTATGCAAATACATTCAGGAAGTACTGGCGATGACACTGCGCATGAACAATTAG AACAATCACTTAGCACAGTTGGATGGGACAATTCATATGAAGCGCCGTCATCATATTTGAATAACGAAAACAAAATAA AACGATTTATTACACTTGAAGAGCTGAAAAATCTGTTGAATGCATTGAAATCATTGGATTATGAAAATGTTATAG aaaCAGTGCGTGTTCGCTATAAAGAATACGATAAGGTTCTCCCCAAAGAATTTCTGCTAATGGTTATTTTAG TATTCATCAACGTTGTAAGGGTGGGATATCTAGATAAAGAATCGACATCTTTTTATAATGATAACACTATAG aacTACCTATTTGCAAAGTGGGCCGGGACAAATTATATGAAGCATCGCCATCCTATATTAATAATGACAACAACAAAG GATTGCTCCTTACACCGATGTCCATCGTGAACGATATCTTAAATGAGATACGGACGTGTAATGCACGATTTGGGTCGTTGGTTTATTTGTTAAAGAAACGGCTGAAAG CTCAATCCATAATTTCAGAAGACGATATGTTCGCTGCATTAACTCGCGTCAGCTATAAAATGCTTACGTCCGACAATGTGTTTCCCGATATAATTAGAATGTTTCTACACTTCCCAAGGCTTCGACAACTTGAATATGATGGAAAGGAAGTTTACTATTTACTATCTGCTCAATTTACTCATCATCAAGATTATAATGTGCTAGGCAAAAATCCCAATTCTAATGAGAACAAGCTGAACGTGTTACACAGTAAATTGGGTTTCTTGCATATATCAGGTTTGAAACAACAATGtgataattatattcaaatgacATCTCTTGCTTTGTCAGGTAAGGCTATCAAACAATAA
- the LOC127854099 gene encoding uncharacterized protein LOC127854099 isoform X3, with product MVPVDTRRTRIKQPRKNNADTHALLDAVMQIHSGSTGDDTAHEQLEQSLSTVGWDNSYEAPSSYLNNENKIKRFITLEELKNLLNALKSLDYENVIELPICKVGRDKLYEASPSYINNDNNKGLLLTPMSIVNDILNEIRTCNARFGSLVYLLKKRLKAQSIISEDDMFAALTRVSYKMLTSDNVFPDIIRMFLHFPRLRQLEYDGKEVYYLLSAQFTHHQDYNVLGKNPNSNENKLNVLHSKLGFLHISGLKQQCDNYIQMTSLALSGKAIKQ from the exons ATGGTACCTGTAGACACACGAAGAACGAGGATTAAACAGCCACGGAAAAATAATGCAGACACGCATGCTTTGTTGGACGCAGTTATGCAAATACATTCAGGAAGTACTGGCGATGACACTGCGCATGAACAATTAG AACAATCACTTAGCACAGTTGGATGGGACAATTCATATGAAGCGCCGTCATCATATTTGAATAACGAAAACAAAATAA AACGATTTATTACACTTGAAGAGCTGAAAAATCTGTTGAATGCATTGAAATCATTGGATTATGAAAATGTTATAG aacTACCTATTTGCAAAGTGGGCCGGGACAAATTATATGAAGCATCGCCATCCTATATTAATAATGACAACAACAAAG GATTGCTCCTTACACCGATGTCCATCGTGAACGATATCTTAAATGAGATACGGACGTGTAATGCACGATTTGGGTCGTTGGTTTATTTGTTAAAGAAACGGCTGAAAG CTCAATCCATAATTTCAGAAGACGATATGTTCGCTGCATTAACTCGCGTCAGCTATAAAATGCTTACGTCCGACAATGTGTTTCCCGATATAATTAGAATGTTTCTACACTTCCCAAGGCTTCGACAACTTGAATATGATGGAAAGGAAGTTTACTATTTACTATCTGCTCAATTTACTCATCATCAAGATTATAATGTGCTAGGCAAAAATCCCAATTCTAATGAGAACAAGCTGAACGTGTTACACAGTAAATTGGGTTTCTTGCATATATCAGGTTTGAAACAACAATGtgataattatattcaaatgacATCTCTTGCTTTGTCAGGTAAGGCTATCAAACAATAA